In one Gossypium hirsutum isolate 1008001.06 chromosome D09, Gossypium_hirsutum_v2.1, whole genome shotgun sequence genomic region, the following are encoded:
- the LOC107891572 gene encoding uncharacterized protein, translated as MATTAVLTLTPLSSTSFLTAHTYSKLSSALTSTSIKPKFRSYQIKAIKEKAEEIQTPPSSSSSSSVDEVTKKYGLEVGLWKIFSSKEEGGQKKSKGDQAKELLAKYGGAYLATSITLSLISFSLCYALISAGVDVQALLQKVGISTDATGEKVGTFALAYAAHKAASPIRFPPTVALTPIVAGWIGKKVEKDK; from the exons ATGGCCACGACAGCAGTTCTAACACTTACTCCTCTCTCCTCCACTTCTTTCTTGACTGCCCATACTTACTCCAAGCTTTCCTCTGCATTAACTTCAACTTCCATCAAACCCAAGTTTAGAAGCTATCAAATCAAAGCTATTAAAGAAAAAGCTGAAGAAATTCAAACCCCCCCttcatcatcatcgtcatcatcTGTGGATGAGGTTACAAAGAAGTATGGCCTTGAAGTTGGGCTATGGAAG ATATTCAGCTCAAAGGAAGAAGGGGGACAAAAGAAATCGAAAGGGGATCAAGCAAAAGAGCTTCTAGCAAAATATGGAGGGGCATACTTGGCAACCTCTATTACTCTCTCCTTGATATCCTTCTCCCTTTGTTATGCACTAATCAGTGCAGGCGTTGATGTTCAAGCACTGCTGCAAAAG GTGGGAATCTCAACTGATGCTACTGGAGAGAAAGTCGGGACCTTTGCTTTGGCATATGCTGCACACAAAGCTGCATCTCCTATAAGGTTTCCTCCAACTGTGGCTCTCACTCCCATTGTTGCGGGTTGGATAGGAAAGAAGGTTGAAAAAGATAAGTGA